Proteins found in one Seonamhaeicola sp. S2-3 genomic segment:
- a CDS encoding FecR family protein encodes MSSSEKNTLHDLLNNDSFIAWVMSNFKTNDGYWSSFEADLNKSEKAVFNKAVNILKKLKTLNIDDYKSNLSEDFIKKQYDKLIDDYNTTVVKKSKVFKLNSLLKYAAVLVLLISIAGLVFFTNQSNKNLASNLVETNYNPSELLLQTPDNKYYVISNVKAESLLDENGVKVNIDTEGISFMYTENSKSVDDAKYRVIVPKDKKYLVTLIDSTNVELNSNTTITFTNSVNTKERHIDLEGEAFFDVTHDEKRPFIVQSSDLKIQVLGTEFNVSNYKANGYTSTTLIDGSINVSNQQGESKIIKPGSQAKLLHNQGHLIVKKVNVQEAVSWTTNRMIFENETLENIIQKLNVWYPEKFILNDENIKKYRFTGTLKKQNDLTHFLQMLKYTQGISYQINDDEVTLFFE; translated from the coding sequence ATGTCAAGTTCAGAAAAAAATACCCTTCATGATTTGCTAAATAATGATAGTTTCATTGCATGGGTAATGTCTAATTTTAAAACAAATGATGGGTATTGGTCTTCATTTGAAGCAGACTTGAATAAATCAGAAAAAGCAGTATTCAATAAAGCAGTTAACATATTAAAAAAATTAAAAACACTTAATATAGACGATTATAAATCGAATCTATCAGAAGATTTTATTAAGAAACAATATGATAAGTTGATAGATGATTATAACACTACTGTTGTTAAAAAATCAAAAGTGTTTAAACTTAACAGCTTATTAAAGTATGCTGCTGTATTAGTTCTTTTAATTTCAATTGCAGGTTTGGTATTTTTTACTAATCAGTCAAATAAAAACCTTGCCAGTAATTTAGTTGAAACAAATTATAATCCTTCAGAATTACTGTTACAAACACCAGATAATAAATATTACGTGATATCTAATGTTAAGGCAGAATCTTTATTAGACGAAAATGGTGTTAAAGTAAATATTGATACAGAAGGAATTAGTTTTATGTATACTGAAAATTCAAAATCAGTTGATGATGCAAAGTATAGAGTGATAGTTCCAAAAGATAAAAAATACCTTGTTACCCTAATTGATAGTACCAATGTAGAGTTAAACTCTAATACAACTATAACTTTTACAAACTCTGTAAACACAAAAGAACGACACATAGATTTAGAAGGAGAAGCCTTTTTTGATGTAACACATGATGAAAAACGTCCTTTTATAGTGCAATCTTCAGATTTAAAAATTCAGGTTTTAGGAACAGAATTTAATGTATCTAATTATAAAGCCAATGGCTACACCAGTACAACTTTAATTGATGGTTCTATAAACGTTTCAAACCAACAAGGAGAAAGCAAAATTATAAAACCAGGTAGTCAAGCAAAACTACTTCACAATCAAGGACATTTAATTGTTAAAAAAGTAAATGTACAAGAAGCGGTTTCTTGGACTACTAATAGAATGATTTTTGAAAATGAAACTTTAGAAAACATTATTCAAAAACTTAATGTTTGGTACCCTGAGAAATTTATTCTAAATGATGAAAATATTAAAAAATACAGGTTTACAGGTACCCTAAAAAAGCAAAACGATTTAACCCATTTTTTACAAATGCTTAAATACACACAAGGAATTAGTTATCAAATTAATGATGACGAAGTAACCCTATTTTTTGAGTAA
- a CDS encoding LamG-like jellyroll fold domain-containing protein: protein MKLFTFIAFFVTFGSLVFTSCEREALPVYPGTIVQIDTVFVEGANLTYPTFTGSDTSGDRFYAFSGSSSTDFSSMSGTDWTYELWIKVDPDALIGDPNEPSGQTAGGASISERSRNFELYLIEDSNADYAIKYNRLDDDNLPLGTMESSNSGINLKFDEWVHVAISRSSTDGLAKFYINGTLIDSSSDPLWIQPVNDTWLDFNYMYRGGNMNFFKGSFDNIRISYVDRYPTEFEPDQFERFTVDNNTFLQMDLDNNLTPFDPVSDYDKVEIKGVYSYYIQVINTVFWTSEDYVLPSDD, encoded by the coding sequence ATGAAACTATTTACATTTATAGCTTTTTTTGTAACCTTTGGCAGTTTAGTGTTCACTTCTTGTGAAAGAGAAGCGCTGCCCGTATACCCCGGAACCATTGTACAAATTGATACAGTCTTTGTAGAAGGTGCTAACTTAACATACCCTACATTTACAGGGTCTGATACTAGTGGAGATAGATTTTATGCGTTCAGCGGCTCTAGTTCTACAGACTTTAGTTCTATGTCTGGTACAGATTGGACGTATGAACTTTGGATTAAAGTAGATCCAGACGCTTTAATTGGAGATCCAAATGAACCATCCGGACAAACCGCAGGTGGTGCATCTATTAGTGAACGTTCTAGAAATTTTGAATTGTATTTAATTGAAGATAGTAATGCCGATTATGCCATTAAATATAATAGATTAGATGATGATAATTTACCACTGGGTACTATGGAATCTTCAAATTCTGGAATCAACCTTAAATTTGATGAGTGGGTACATGTAGCCATATCTCGATCTTCAACAGATGGTTTAGCAAAATTCTACATAAATGGTACATTGATTGATTCTAGCTCAGATCCTCTTTGGATACAACCTGTAAACGATACTTGGTTAGATTTTAATTATATGTATAGAGGTGGCAACATGAATTTCTTTAAAGGCTCTTTTGATAATATACGTATATCATATGTAGATAGATATCCTACCGAGTTTGAACCAGACCAATTTGAAAGATTTACGGTTGATAATAATACTTTTTTACAAATGGATTTGGATAATAACCTTACACCTTTTGATCCCGTAAGTGACTATGATAAAGTAGAAATAAAAGGCGTTTATTCATATTACATTCAAGTAATAAATACAGTTTTTTGGACAAGTGAAGATTACGTGCTTCCGTCAGACGACTAG
- a CDS encoding M14 family zinc carboxypeptidase, whose translation MSKISKLTAMVFLLMKSVVFSQDYYFEDFKPFNQNIPSPEEFLGYAIGDSYTRHDLVVAYFKKLAELSDRASFQVLGKTHENRPLVMLTITSVENHNNLNSIKEKHLQVVDENKDITDFTGLPVFINLGYNVHGNEPSGTEAALLAAYTLVASESSVIKNYLNQSVLFIEPTINPDGRDRYANWANSYKGNPLIADKYDIQHNEQWPYARTNHYLFDLNRDLLLAVHPESNARLKWFHEWYPNVVTDFHEMGTNSTFFFEPKQPSASLHPITPAENCEVLNTAFAKDYVADFDSIGSLYFTKEKYDATYPGYGSTYGDLQGSLSLLFEQGGSKGHVQETDTGTKTFAFTIRNQYVGTIATIKAAVKNKALLYAYQNKFFRNSVTDGEKSKIKAYVFGDNYDKNRNKAFVDLLLKHKINVYPVEKDLKVDDKTFKKGYSYVVPTAQKEYLMVRTMFETHRKYRDSVFYDASSWSMANFYNMKYKPLTKLPVLKNKITEQSNIVTTKKLEPSNYAYLIPWDDYYAPALLNKLQNKNIVVKTAQEPFSINTNTDVKSFDRGTLLVPVGLQSCNSEDLFKTLNDLCGVYNIQAYSVNSGYSVTGIDLGSSNFATLKQAKVMMLVGSGVSAYESGEVWHLFEERMQMPITKVNNNMFGRVDLNRYNVLILVSGSYNSLTKISYDRIKKWVAQGNTLITIRTASSWVINNKIVNESFVKTVKDSVVPRLNYADKRGTLGKQRIGGAIFNVDLDITHPIAYGYHDQNIPVYKNNTIFIAPSKDRFSTVAKYTQNPHIDGFVSQENIDNYITKSASILTSKIGKGNVIMFADNPNFRGAWYGTNKLFMNAVFFGGIIK comes from the coding sequence ATGAGTAAAATTTCTAAATTAACAGCTATGGTATTTCTTTTAATGAAATCCGTAGTTTTTTCACAAGACTATTATTTTGAAGATTTTAAACCATTTAACCAAAATATTCCAAGTCCAGAGGAGTTTTTGGGTTATGCCATAGGAGATTCCTATACAAGGCATGATTTGGTAGTAGCCTATTTTAAAAAACTTGCAGAACTTTCAGATAGAGCTTCATTTCAAGTTCTTGGTAAGACACACGAAAATAGGCCGCTTGTAATGTTAACAATTACTTCAGTTGAGAACCATAATAACTTAAATTCAATAAAAGAAAAGCACTTACAAGTAGTTGATGAAAATAAGGATATTACAGATTTTACAGGGCTTCCAGTTTTCATTAATTTAGGATATAATGTTCATGGAAATGAGCCTTCAGGAACAGAAGCCGCTTTATTGGCAGCATATACCTTAGTAGCTTCAGAAAGTTCTGTTATAAAAAATTACCTTAATCAATCGGTTTTATTTATAGAACCAACAATTAATCCAGATGGTAGAGATCGATATGCTAATTGGGCAAACTCATATAAAGGTAATCCTTTAATTGCAGATAAATATGATATTCAGCATAACGAACAATGGCCTTACGCCAGAACCAACCATTATTTATTTGATTTAAATAGAGATTTGTTGCTTGCTGTTCATCCAGAAAGTAATGCTAGATTAAAGTGGTTTCATGAGTGGTATCCTAATGTGGTGACAGATTTTCATGAAATGGGAACAAACAGTACGTTCTTTTTTGAGCCCAAACAGCCATCAGCGTCATTACATCCAATTACACCTGCTGAAAATTGTGAGGTTTTAAACACTGCATTTGCCAAAGATTATGTAGCAGATTTTGATAGCATAGGTTCTTTGTATTTTACTAAAGAAAAATATGATGCTACCTATCCAGGATACGGTTCAACCTATGGTGATTTGCAGGGATCATTATCATTACTATTTGAACAAGGAGGCTCTAAAGGACATGTTCAAGAAACCGATACTGGAACTAAAACCTTTGCTTTCACAATTAGAAATCAATACGTAGGCACCATTGCCACCATAAAAGCGGCGGTAAAAAACAAAGCGTTGTTGTATGCATACCAAAACAAGTTCTTTAGAAATTCAGTTACAGATGGGGAAAAGAGTAAGATAAAGGCCTATGTTTTTGGTGATAATTATGATAAAAATAGAAATAAAGCTTTTGTAGACTTACTGTTAAAGCACAAAATAAATGTTTATCCAGTAGAAAAGGATTTAAAAGTAGACGATAAAACTTTTAAAAAAGGATATTCTTATGTGGTACCAACAGCTCAAAAAGAATATTTAATGGTTAGAACCATGTTTGAAACTCATAGAAAATATAGAGATAGTGTGTTCTATGATGCCTCTTCTTGGTCTATGGCCAATTTCTATAACATGAAGTATAAGCCACTTACAAAATTACCTGTTTTAAAAAATAAAATTACAGAGCAAAGTAATATTGTAACTACTAAAAAATTAGAACCTAGTAATTATGCTTATTTAATACCTTGGGATGATTATTATGCACCAGCTCTTTTAAATAAATTACAAAATAAAAATATTGTTGTTAAAACAGCTCAAGAACCATTTTCTATAAATACTAATACAGATGTAAAGTCTTTTGATAGAGGAACTTTATTGGTGCCTGTTGGTTTGCAAAGCTGTAATAGTGAAGACCTATTTAAAACGCTTAATGATTTATGTGGGGTTTATAATATTCAGGCTTATTCTGTTAATTCAGGTTATAGTGTAACGGGTATAGATTTAGGAAGTTCAAATTTTGCAACTTTAAAACAAGCTAAAGTTATGATGCTTGTTGGTTCTGGCGTATCTGCTTATGAGTCTGGAGAGGTGTGGCACTTATTTGAAGAGCGTATGCAAATGCCAATAACCAAAGTTAATAATAACATGTTTGGAAGAGTAGATTTAAATAGGTATAACGTATTGATTTTGGTGTCTGGTAGCTATAATTCGCTCACAAAAATTAGTTATGATAGAATAAAAAAATGGGTAGCTCAAGGTAATACACTTATTACTATTAGAACAGCAAGTAGTTGGGTTATTAATAACAAAATTGTTAATGAGAGTTTTGTTAAAACTGTAAAAGATTCTGTAGTTCCAAGGTTAAATTATGCCGATAAGAGAGGAACGCTTGGGAAACAAAGAATTGGAGGCGCTATTTTTAATGTTGATTTAGATATTACACATCCAATTGCTTACGGATATCATGATCAAAACATTCCAGTTTATAAGAATAATACAATTTTTATAGCACCAAGTAAAGATAGATTTTCTACAGTAGCTAAGTATACCCAAAATCCTCATATTGATGGATTTGTTTCTCAAGAGAATATAGATAATTACATTACAAAATCAGCTTCTATTTTAACAAGTAAAATTGGAAAAGGTAATGTAATAATGTTTGCAGATAATCCTAATTTTAGAGGAGCTTGGTATGGTACTAATAAATTATTTATGAATGCTGTGTTTTTTGGCGGTATTATAAAATAA
- a CDS encoding SusC/RagA family TonB-linked outer membrane protein: protein MKNNLKTTHFKRLKKPILVFVFGLIGACAFSVNVSTVNAMNQNKMKSLSVNQELTIQELFNLISSKTSYDFFYSSQLEELNEKVYIDIENASVSQILDIAFNNLSIEYTIKGNDILIRKKETSLLSQNKIKVTGVVYDDLGTPLPGVNIIVKDSNIGVTTDFDGVFTINVYPTDVLLFSYMGFQTETIPVNNKTCLEINLKPDTNVLNEVIISGVASGTSRKKMSVSVAKLNSEVLEKAPQTSVSSSLQSKIPGVTVNSFSGSPGGSSNIVLRGSTSISGGNSPMILVDGVIMGGSLADINVDDVESIEVVKGAAASSLYGSQAANGVIVVTSKRGKNLEDGKTTVTIRNELGFQRVANLLDLSTSHHYRLDPTWLETDTYTKYQFVNYPDDYVSGWDPRITGNRVEKDDHYQDMPYRVNNDLQKEMFTDGTYITNYIGVGHKSGKTNLYTSFENNKSEGVVIETGGYQRQSFRLNIDHAISKKLNLSASNNYIRTDNDYLGGGTSAFFEVASTEPDVDLFQKNVDGQEYNFYPNQWNTQFANPLYDLWKKESTAEKSRFLGSYDVNYKMNNVISFKASYAFELEHFNNKILSPKTTISDLLPNYIDPNADPLEVDYADPITVAYTGGALSKRNYKALNESFRFTINFKKTWGELDFNGKLSYLNEDSHFESVTTNGTSFVLNDFPIFDNFDPETIDATDYTRDIRAQNYFAIASFVFKDRYILDGLFRRDGSSLFGENERWQNYFRVSGAYRITKDLQIPGVQELKIRGAYGTSGLRPGFGDKDETFSLNDGIATKNTLGNKNLKPSRSAELEVGIEASFLKKLRLEATYSNTKVTDQYLLAPLASHAGGFPYQNVNAGELESKTFEAVLDAQIISNEKFSWNAAITFDRTRQKITKLTIPEYRTGPRNTFRIKEGETFGTMYGVDFVRTLEQMEQQLPEGDDINNYSVNRDGVVVLTSDIGTVDEKPFVLTDESGAELVHKIGDINPDFNLGLNTSFSYKNISAYMLWQWKQGGDLYNHTAQYLVRDNRLGIIDQIHTKPENKKTVNYYQALYDADAINGFWVEDATYVKLNEASLYYTLNKKSKGFNVDYIEEIKIGVIGRNLWTITDYTGYDPQVGSDGFLFDDFGYPNFRNYSISVQIKF, encoded by the coding sequence ATGAAGAACAATTTAAAAACGACACATTTTAAAAGATTAAAGAAACCAATATTAGTTTTCGTTTTTGGTCTTATTGGTGCATGTGCATTTTCAGTAAATGTTTCTACTGTAAATGCCATGAATCAGAACAAAATGAAATCACTATCGGTTAATCAAGAACTAACAATTCAAGAACTATTTAATTTAATTTCTAGTAAAACAAGTTATGATTTTTTCTATAGCAGCCAATTAGAGGAGTTAAATGAGAAAGTTTATATAGATATAGAAAACGCTTCTGTATCTCAAATTTTAGATATAGCATTTAACAATTTGAGTATAGAATATACCATTAAAGGTAATGATATATTAATAAGAAAAAAGGAAACCAGTTTATTATCGCAAAATAAAATAAAAGTAACAGGCGTAGTTTATGATGATTTAGGTACACCATTACCAGGTGTAAACATTATTGTTAAAGATTCAAACATAGGTGTTACAACAGATTTTGACGGGGTTTTTACTATAAACGTTTACCCAACAGATGTATTATTGTTTTCATATATGGGTTTTCAAACAGAAACAATTCCTGTTAATAATAAAACGTGTTTAGAAATCAATTTAAAACCAGATACTAATGTGCTAAATGAAGTAATAATTTCTGGTGTTGCCTCAGGGACTTCTCGTAAAAAAATGTCTGTTTCGGTAGCTAAATTAAATTCTGAAGTTTTAGAGAAAGCTCCACAAACATCAGTATCTTCTTCACTTCAAAGTAAAATACCAGGTGTTACTGTAAACTCATTTAGTGGTTCTCCAGGAGGAAGTTCCAATATTGTTTTAAGAGGTTCTACATCTATTAGCGGCGGTAACAGTCCTATGATTTTGGTAGATGGTGTAATAATGGGAGGCTCTCTAGCCGATATTAATGTAGATGATGTAGAAAGTATTGAAGTGGTAAAAGGAGCAGCTGCATCATCGCTTTATGGGTCGCAAGCAGCAAATGGTGTTATAGTGGTAACTTCAAAAAGAGGAAAAAATTTAGAAGATGGTAAAACAACAGTAACTATTAGAAATGAATTAGGATTTCAAAGAGTTGCTAACCTTCTAGATTTATCTACTTCACATCACTATCGTCTTGACCCTACTTGGTTAGAAACCGATACTTATACTAAATACCAATTTGTAAATTATCCAGATGATTATGTTTCTGGTTGGGATCCTAGAATTACAGGAAACCGAGTTGAAAAAGATGATCATTATCAAGATATGCCATACAGAGTAAACAATGATTTACAAAAAGAAATGTTTACAGATGGTACTTATATAACCAACTATATTGGGGTTGGTCACAAATCTGGTAAAACTAATTTATACACATCTTTTGAAAACAATAAAAGTGAAGGTGTAGTTATTGAAACAGGCGGATATCAACGCCAAAGTTTTAGACTTAATATAGATCATGCCATTTCAAAAAAATTAAATTTATCTGCTAGTAATAATTATATCAGAACAGATAACGATTATTTAGGTGGTGGAACATCTGCCTTTTTTGAAGTGGCCTCTACAGAACCAGATGTAGATTTATTTCAAAAAAATGTTGATGGACAAGAATATAATTTCTATCCAAACCAATGGAATACCCAATTTGCAAATCCTTTGTATGACCTATGGAAAAAAGAAAGTACTGCAGAAAAAAGTAGATTTTTAGGCTCGTATGATGTGAACTACAAAATGAATAATGTTATTAGTTTTAAAGCATCTTACGCATTTGAACTAGAACACTTTAATAATAAAATTTTATCTCCTAAAACAACAATTAGCGATTTATTGCCCAATTATATAGACCCAAATGCAGATCCTTTAGAGGTAGATTATGCAGACCCTATAACAGTAGCATATACAGGAGGCGCTTTGAGTAAAAGAAATTATAAAGCACTAAATGAAAGTTTCAGGTTTACAATTAATTTTAAGAAAACATGGGGAGAACTAGATTTTAATGGAAAATTAAGCTATTTAAACGAAGACAGTCACTTTGAAAGCGTAACAACAAATGGTACTTCTTTTGTTTTAAATGATTTCCCAATATTTGACAATTTTGATCCAGAAACTATTGATGCTACAGATTATACCAGAGATATAAGAGCCCAAAACTATTTTGCAATTGCCTCTTTTGTATTTAAAGATAGGTATATTTTAGATGGGTTGTTTAGAAGAGATGGTTCTTCGCTTTTTGGTGAAAATGAAAGATGGCAAAATTATTTCCGTGTTTCTGGAGCGTATCGTATTACTAAAGATTTACAAATACCAGGTGTACAAGAACTAAAAATTAGAGGAGCCTACGGAACATCCGGATTAAGACCAGGCTTTGGTGATAAAGATGAAACTTTTTCATTAAACGACGGAATAGCAACTAAAAACACCTTAGGTAATAAAAATCTAAAGCCATCAAGGTCGGCAGAGTTAGAAGTTGGTATAGAGGCTTCGTTTCTTAAAAAATTAAGATTAGAAGCTACATACTCTAACACCAAGGTAACAGACCAATATTTATTAGCACCATTAGCGTCTCATGCAGGTGGATTTCCCTATCAAAATGTAAATGCAGGAGAACTAGAAAGTAAAACATTTGAAGCTGTTTTAGATGCTCAAATAATTTCTAATGAAAAGTTTAGTTGGAATGCAGCCATTACTTTTGATCGTACCAGACAAAAGATTACCAAATTAACAATACCAGAATATAGAACAGGTCCAAGAAATACCTTTAGAATAAAAGAAGGAGAAACTTTTGGAACCATGTATGGAGTAGATTTTGTTAGAACCCTAGAGCAAATGGAACAACAACTTCCAGAGGGAGATGACATTAATAATTACTCTGTAAATAGAGATGGTGTTGTAGTATTAACTAGCGATATAGGAACTGTAGATGAAAAACCGTTTGTGCTTACCGATGAAAGTGGAGCGGAACTAGTTCATAAAATTGGAGACATCAATCCAGATTTTAATTTAGGTTTAAACACCTCGTTCAGTTACAAAAACATTTCGGCTTATATGCTGTGGCAATGGAAACAGGGAGGCGATTTGTATAATCATACAGCCCAATATTTAGTAAGAGATAATCGTCTTGGTATTATAGATCAAATTCACACCAAGCCAGAAAATAAGAAAACGGTTAACTATTATCAAGCACTGTATGATGCAGATGCTATAAACGGTTTTTGGGTAGAAGATGCAACGTATGTAAAGTTAAACGAAGCTTCTTTGTATTACACATTAAACAAAAAATCTAAAGGTTTTAACGTAGACTATATTGAGGAAATAAAAATAGGTGTTATTGGTAGAAATCTCTGGACAATAACAGACTATACAGGTTATGACCCTCAAGTAGGATCAGACGGATTTCTTTTTGATGATTTTGGATATCCAAACTTTAGAAACTACTCAATATCTGTTCAAATAAAATTTTAA
- a CDS encoding RagB/SusD family nutrient uptake outer membrane protein — MMKRKTYNYFLLVLTGLLFNSCSDLEVENYNDPDREVVLSTSDGIRSLASGLFNTWFTQEQHNFGSPGPAMWVMADWGTVTFANYGTLDMSQEPRIFMDNSPSYAYHSNIRNYWQYMYRVVTTANDVLVGINNGVQIGDDGEETEMVKGFAYFMQGLGNGYIGLVFDKAFPSDEDTDLATLEVTDYQTSITLAINQLEKAIQVFDTNEFTLPSDWINGNAFTNEEMSKLAHSFIARLLVYSARNEEETNAIDWEEVLYHAEKGITEDFNVEGDGNASDRKWMSWYKYYMARTGWGKVDMRVIHMLDESIPANWPEGGINDLPNDGRIVSNDQRVQTDFQYDSSNSRPERGTYRWSTYRYSRLDSWINANFFAPVIMMRKAEIDLFKAEALWRLDRFDEAADVINLGTRTTRGNLPSISNDSEEIESAIIYERTIELPLTGMGIEYFDMRRTGQLQDGSLLHFPIPAQQLEILSEPFYTYGGIDPQYGVPNQDVAINGWFKP, encoded by the coding sequence ATGATGAAAAGAAAAACATATAACTATTTTTTATTGGTATTAACGGGCTTACTTTTTAATAGCTGTAGCGATTTAGAGGTAGAAAATTACAATGACCCAGATAGAGAGGTAGTATTATCAACATCCGATGGTATAAGAAGTTTAGCTTCTGGATTATTTAATACTTGGTTTACCCAAGAGCAACATAATTTTGGGTCTCCTGGTCCTGCTATGTGGGTTATGGCAGATTGGGGCACCGTAACATTTGCAAATTACGGTACGCTAGATATGAGCCAAGAACCAAGAATTTTTATGGATAATTCGCCTTCGTATGCATACCATTCCAACATTAGAAATTATTGGCAGTATATGTATAGAGTTGTAACAACAGCTAATGATGTACTTGTAGGTATAAATAACGGAGTGCAAATAGGGGATGATGGTGAAGAAACAGAAATGGTTAAAGGTTTTGCCTATTTTATGCAAGGTTTAGGTAATGGCTATATAGGTTTGGTATTTGATAAAGCTTTTCCGTCAGACGAAGACACAGATTTGGCTACACTAGAAGTTACAGATTATCAAACATCAATAACCCTAGCTATTAATCAGTTAGAAAAAGCAATTCAGGTTTTTGATACTAATGAATTTACACTTCCATCCGATTGGATTAATGGCAATGCTTTTACGAACGAAGAAATGTCAAAATTAGCACATTCATTCATTGCTCGTCTTTTGGTTTATTCTGCAAGAAATGAAGAGGAAACAAACGCTATAGATTGGGAAGAGGTTTTATACCACGCAGAAAAAGGAATAACAGAAGATTTTAATGTTGAAGGAGATGGCAATGCTTCAGACAGAAAATGGATGTCTTGGTACAAGTATTATATGGCAAGAACAGGTTGGGGTAAAGTTGATATGCGAGTAATTCATATGTTAGACGAATCTATCCCAGCTAATTGGCCAGAGGGCGGTATAAATGATTTACCAAATGATGGACGTATAGTTTCTAATGATCAACGAGTTCAAACAGATTTTCAATACGATTCATCAAATAGCAGACCAGAACGTGGCACCTACAGATGGTCTACCTACAGGTATTCTAGATTAGATAGTTGGATAAATGCCAATTTTTTTGCTCCAGTTATCATGATGCGTAAAGCAGAAATAGATTTATTTAAAGCAGAAGCTTTATGGCGTTTAGATAGATTTGATGAAGCTGCAGATGTCATTAATTTAGGAACTAGAACAACAAGGGGTAATTTACCATCAATATCTAATGACTCAGAAGAAATTGAAAGTGCAATAATATATGAGCGTACCATTGAACTCCCATTAACCGGTATGGGAATTGAATACTTTGATATGCGTAGAACAGGGCAATTACAAGATGGGTCTTTGTTGCATTTTCCCATTCCAGCACAACAGTTAGAAATATTATCAGAACCGTTTTATACCTACGGAGGAATAGACCCTCAGTACGGTGTTCCTAATCAAGATGTAGCTATTAACGGTTGGTTTAAACCTTAA